One part of the Ralstonia pickettii genome encodes these proteins:
- the iscU gene encoding Fe-S cluster assembly scaffold IscU, producing the protein MSYSNQVLDHYENPRNVGSFEKGDDTVGTGMVGAPACGDVMKLQIKVNEQGVIEDAKFKTYGCGSAIASSSLVTEWVKGKTLDQALEIRNTAIAEELALPPVKIHCSILAEDAIKAAVADYKEKHGSAEQKAA; encoded by the coding sequence ATGTCTTACAGCAACCAAGTTCTGGACCATTACGAAAACCCGCGCAACGTCGGTTCGTTCGAGAAGGGCGACGACACGGTCGGCACCGGCATGGTCGGCGCGCCGGCTTGCGGCGACGTGATGAAGCTGCAGATCAAGGTCAACGAGCAGGGCGTGATCGAAGACGCCAAGTTCAAGACCTACGGCTGCGGTTCGGCCATCGCTTCGTCGTCGCTGGTGACGGAATGGGTGAAGGGCAAGACGCTGGATCAGGCACTGGAAATCCGCAACACGGCCATCGCTGAAGAGCTGGCCCTGCCGCCGGTGAAGATCCACTGCTCGATCCTGGCCGAAGACGCCATCAAGGCGGCCGTGGCCGACTACAAGGAAAAGCACGGCTCGGCCGAGCAGAAGGCTGCTTGA
- a CDS encoding sugar ABC transporter substrate-binding protein, protein MDIRRRRALQLGVGSAVAAALPFPFSLAHAANQPPKVALVMKSLANEFFLTMENGARKHQKDHASEYSLLTNGIRDETDTAGQIRLVEQMIVARVDALVLAPADSKALVPVVKKAVDAGILVINIDNRLDPAALKEKGLNVPFVGPDNRKGARLVGDFVAKSLKPGDAVGIIEGIPTTTNAQQRTAGFKDAAEAAKLKIAGVQSGEWEIDKGNKVAAAMLRSEPDLKALLCGNDNMAIGAVSAVRAAGKLGKVLIGGYDNIDAIKAMLADGRVVATADQHADQQAVYGIETALKALASKTPQAKLSGVVETPVNLVTRS, encoded by the coding sequence ATGGATATCCGCCGTCGCCGCGCCCTGCAACTTGGCGTGGGCTCTGCCGTAGCCGCTGCTCTGCCGTTCCCGTTTTCGCTCGCGCATGCCGCTAACCAGCCGCCCAAGGTGGCGTTGGTGATGAAGTCGCTTGCCAACGAGTTCTTCCTGACCATGGAGAACGGCGCACGTAAGCATCAGAAGGATCACGCGTCGGAGTATTCACTGCTGACCAACGGCATTCGCGACGAAACCGACACCGCTGGCCAGATTCGTCTGGTCGAGCAGATGATCGTCGCGCGCGTGGATGCGCTGGTGCTGGCCCCGGCCGATTCCAAGGCGTTGGTGCCGGTCGTCAAGAAGGCCGTGGACGCGGGCATTCTCGTCATCAACATCGACAACAGGCTGGACCCCGCGGCACTGAAAGAGAAAGGGCTGAACGTGCCCTTCGTGGGGCCGGACAACCGCAAGGGTGCACGACTGGTGGGCGACTTCGTTGCCAAGTCGCTCAAGCCGGGCGATGCCGTGGGCATCATCGAAGGCATACCGACCACCACGAACGCCCAGCAACGTACCGCTGGCTTCAAGGACGCCGCCGAAGCCGCCAAGCTGAAGATCGCGGGGGTGCAATCGGGCGAATGGGAAATCGACAAGGGAAACAAGGTGGCAGCCGCCATGCTGCGCTCCGAGCCCGACCTGAAGGCCCTGCTGTGCGGCAACGACAACATGGCGATCGGCGCCGTATCGGCTGTGCGCGCGGCGGGCAAGCTGGGCAAGGTGCTGATTGGCGGCTATGACAACATCGACGCCATCAAGGCCATGCTGGCTGACGGGCGTGTCGTTGCGACGGCCGATCAGCACGCCGATCAGCAAGCCGTCTACGGCATCGAAACCGCGCTGAAGGCCTTGGCCTCCAAGACGCCGCAGGCGAAGCTGTCGGGTGTCGTCGAGACACCGGTCAACCTCGTCACGCGCTCCTGA
- the rbsK gene encoding ribokinase codes for MVAKRPSASSAHPAADVLIVGSLNMDLVIRTPRLPRPGQTVAAPALETIPGGKGANQAVAAARLGARVAMLGCVGDDAYGTALREGLRREGVDTSMVSVHAGAATGIACVTVAKSGQNTIVIVAGANEMLTPTMIEAQRAAFERARVIVCQLESPPDAVECALKLGQRLGKTVILNPAPAIGPLPTPWIAACDYLIPNETEAALLTARPVDSPEAALDAAADLHAQGARHVIVTLGARGVAYVDAHSRLLMPAPTAHAIDTTAAGDTFVGALAAALAEDAAADAAIEFGQAAAAVSVTRLGAQPSIPFRSELGAPAAPATH; via the coding sequence ATGGTGGCCAAGCGCCCTTCCGCCTCTTCCGCGCACCCCGCTGCCGACGTGCTGATCGTCGGCAGCCTGAACATGGATCTCGTGATCCGCACGCCCCGCTTGCCGCGTCCCGGGCAAACGGTTGCAGCCCCTGCGCTGGAAACCATCCCCGGCGGCAAGGGCGCCAACCAGGCCGTGGCAGCCGCACGCCTGGGGGCCCGTGTCGCCATGCTCGGCTGCGTGGGTGATGACGCGTACGGCACCGCGTTGCGCGAGGGCCTGCGCCGCGAAGGCGTGGACACATCGATGGTGTCGGTACACGCCGGGGCGGCCACCGGCATCGCGTGCGTGACCGTGGCCAAGAGCGGCCAGAACACCATCGTCATCGTGGCCGGCGCCAACGAAATGCTGACGCCAACGATGATCGAAGCGCAGCGTGCCGCGTTCGAGCGCGCACGCGTGATCGTCTGCCAGTTGGAATCACCACCGGATGCGGTGGAATGCGCGCTCAAGCTGGGCCAGCGGCTTGGCAAGACGGTCATCCTGAATCCGGCACCTGCGATCGGCCCCTTGCCTACGCCGTGGATCGCCGCCTGCGATTACCTGATCCCGAACGAAACCGAAGCCGCGCTGCTGACGGCCCGGCCCGTCGATTCGCCGGAAGCGGCTCTGGATGCCGCTGCCGATCTCCACGCGCAAGGTGCGCGGCACGTGATTGTCACGCTGGGCGCGCGCGGCGTTGCCTACGTGGATGCCCACTCGCGCCTGCTGATGCCGGCGCCCACCGCGCATGCCATCGATACCACCGCCGCTGGCGATACGTTCGTGGGTGCGCTGGCAGCGGCATTGGCGGAAGACGCGGCAGCCGATGCAGCCATCGAGTTTGGGCAAGCCGCGGCGGCCGTGTCAGTCACGCGGCTCGGCGCGCAGCCGTCCATTCCGTTCCGCAGCGAGCTGGGTGCGCCTGCCGCGCCTGCCACCCACTAG
- a CDS encoding ABC transporter permease, which translates to MRSDSTIPPTRPAATAGTRAALGMSLGTIGGLLAALIAMLVLFGTLSPTFFSLPTFTTIANEIPDLLVMAVGMTFILMIGGIDLSVGSVLALSASVLSVAMSQLGWGLLPAALAGVVLATAAGMLTGAVTVHWGIPSFIVSLGVLEMARGLAYSLTDSRTVYIGSAVDWLANPIALGIAPSFLIAIAITVVGQIVLVRTVFGRYLVAIGTNEEAVRLAGVNPRPYKIAVFALMGLLSGLAALFQVSRLEAADPNAGVGMELQVIAAVVIGGTSLMGGRGSVVRTLFGVLIISVLESGLAQIGASEPTKRIITGAVIVAAVVMDTYRSKRNRSKHH; encoded by the coding sequence ATGCGCTCTGATTCCACCATCCCCCCGACGCGGCCCGCTGCAACAGCCGGCACGCGCGCGGCGCTGGGCATGTCGCTTGGCACCATCGGCGGGTTGCTCGCTGCGCTGATCGCCATGCTGGTGCTGTTCGGCACGCTGTCGCCAACGTTCTTCTCGCTGCCCACGTTCACAACCATCGCCAACGAGATTCCCGACCTGCTCGTGATGGCGGTGGGCATGACATTCATCCTGATGATCGGCGGCATTGATCTGTCGGTGGGCTCGGTGCTGGCGCTGTCGGCTTCGGTGCTGTCGGTGGCCATGAGCCAATTGGGTTGGGGCTTGTTGCCGGCTGCGCTCGCGGGCGTGGTGCTGGCCACGGCGGCCGGCATGCTGACGGGCGCGGTCACGGTGCACTGGGGCATTCCGTCGTTCATCGTGTCACTGGGCGTGCTGGAAATGGCGCGGGGCCTCGCCTACAGCCTCACCGATTCGCGCACGGTGTACATCGGCAGCGCGGTCGACTGGCTGGCCAACCCCATCGCGCTGGGCATCGCGCCGTCGTTCCTGATTGCGATTGCCATCACGGTGGTTGGCCAGATCGTGCTGGTGCGCACGGTGTTCGGCCGCTACCTGGTGGCCATCGGCACCAATGAAGAGGCCGTGCGGCTGGCGGGCGTGAATCCGCGCCCCTACAAGATTGCGGTGTTCGCGCTGATGGGGCTGCTCTCGGGCCTGGCTGCGTTGTTCCAGGTGTCGCGCCTGGAAGCCGCCGATCCGAATGCTGGCGTCGGCATGGAGCTGCAGGTGATCGCGGCCGTGGTGATCGGCGGCACGAGCCTGATGGGCGGACGCGGGTCGGTCGTGCGCACGCTGTTCGGCGTGCTGATCATCTCGGTGCTCGAATCGGGCCTTGCACAGATCGGCGCCTCCGAGCCCACCAAACGCATCATCACGGGCGCGGTCATCGTCGCGGCCGTGGTCATGGATACCTATCGCAGCAAGCGCAACCGCAGCAAACACCATTAA
- a CDS encoding LacI family DNA-binding transcriptional regulator, whose amino-acid sequence MATIKDVAALAGVSFTTVSHVINNTRPVNAETRKRVEEAIRATRYVPSAVARSLKHRTTRTIGVLVPTATNPYFAELARGIEDVCAAAGYSVILCNSDDDPRKQRDYLRVLMEKRVDGIIVSSAGPDTALIEALGESALPIVMVDRPTEGIQADQVQVDHEEGAYMATKHLLDLGHRRIACISGPSSLSVTAERLAGFHRALREAGVPEATVRIAEGDFTSPGGYRAARQLLTEGEMPTAIFAGNDLMGIGALRAAAELGIPVPKALSVIGFDDIELSRYVYPALSTVGQSIRQLGETTAQTLLEHLGDNALRHPVEEPRARRIVLPPRLSLRESTAEPERPARAA is encoded by the coding sequence ATGGCAACCATCAAAGACGTGGCCGCACTGGCCGGAGTTTCGTTCACCACCGTCTCGCACGTCATCAACAACACAAGGCCAGTCAACGCCGAGACGCGCAAGCGCGTGGAAGAAGCCATCCGGGCCACTCGCTACGTGCCCAGCGCCGTGGCCCGCTCGCTCAAGCACCGCACCACGCGCACCATCGGCGTGCTCGTGCCCACGGCCACCAACCCCTACTTTGCAGAGCTGGCGCGGGGCATTGAAGACGTGTGCGCCGCCGCCGGCTACAGCGTCATCCTCTGCAACTCCGACGACGACCCCCGCAAGCAGCGCGACTACCTGCGCGTGCTGATGGAAAAACGCGTCGACGGCATCATCGTCAGCAGCGCCGGGCCCGACACGGCATTGATCGAAGCGCTTGGTGAATCCGCCCTTCCCATCGTGATGGTCGACCGCCCGACCGAAGGCATCCAGGCCGATCAGGTGCAGGTCGATCACGAAGAAGGTGCGTACATGGCGACCAAGCATCTGCTGGACCTCGGCCACCGCCGCATCGCCTGCATCAGCGGGCCGTCGTCGCTGAGCGTGACGGCGGAGCGCCTGGCCGGTTTCCACCGCGCGCTGCGCGAAGCCGGCGTGCCCGAAGCCACCGTCCGCATTGCCGAAGGCGATTTCACCAGCCCCGGCGGCTACCGCGCGGCGCGCCAGCTGCTGACCGAAGGCGAAATGCCCACCGCGATCTTTGCCGGCAACGACCTGATGGGCATCGGTGCACTGCGCGCTGCCGCCGAGCTGGGCATTCCCGTTCCGAAGGCCCTATCGGTGATCGGCTTTGACGACATCGAACTGAGCCGCTACGTCTATCCCGCGCTGTCCACTGTCGGCCAATCGATCCGCCAGTTGGGCGAGACCACCGCGCAGACGCTGCTCGAGCATCTCGGCGACAACGCCCTGCGGCATCCCGTGGAAGAGCCGCGCGCACGCCGCATCGTGCTGCCGCCGCGCCTGTCCTTGCGCGAGTCGACCGCCGAACCCGAACGCCCGGCCCGCGCCGCCTGA
- the iscA gene encoding iron-sulfur cluster assembly protein IscA: MITLTDKAAQHVSRYLTRRGKGVGLRVGVKTTGCSGLAYKLEYADEIATEDQVFESNGVKVIVDPKSLPYIDGTELDYAREGLNEGFRFNNPNVKDECGCGESFRV; this comes from the coding sequence ATGATCACCCTGACCGACAAGGCCGCGCAGCACGTTTCCCGCTATCTGACCCGCCGTGGCAAGGGCGTGGGCCTGCGCGTGGGCGTGAAGACCACGGGCTGTTCGGGCCTGGCCTACAAGCTCGAATATGCAGATGAGATTGCCACCGAAGACCAGGTTTTCGAATCCAACGGCGTCAAGGTGATCGTCGATCCTAAGAGCCTGCCGTATATCGACGGCACTGAGCTGGACTACGCACGCGAGGGGCTGAACGAAGGGTTCCGCTTCAACAATCCAAACGTGAAGGACGAGTGCGGCTGCGGCGAGTCGTTCCGCGTGTGA
- a CDS encoding IscS subfamily cysteine desulfurase, with protein sequence MSTPQLPIYMDYSATTPVDPRVVDKMIPYLRESFGNPASRSHPFGWEAEKAVETAREQVAALVNADPREIVWTSGATESDNLAIKGAANFYSSKGKHIITVKTEHKAVLDTTRELERQGFEVTYLDVKDNGLIDIDVFKQAIRPDTILASVMMVNNEIGVIQDIEQLGEICREKGVIFHVDAAQATGKVEIDLQKLKVDLMSFSAHKTYGPKGIGALYVRRKPRIRIEAQMHGGGHERGMRSGTLATHQIVGMGEAFRIAKEEMATENERIRMLRDRLYRGLNTMEEVYVNGDMEARVPHNLNISFNFVEGESLIMAIKDVAVSSGSACTSASLEPSYVLRALGRNDELAHSSIRFTVGRFTTEEEVDYVVELLKSKIGKLRDLSPLWEMYKDGVDLNSIQWAAH encoded by the coding sequence ATGAGCACCCCGCAACTTCCCATCTACATGGACTATTCCGCGACGACGCCGGTGGACCCGCGCGTGGTCGACAAGATGATTCCGTATCTGCGCGAGAGCTTCGGTAACCCGGCTTCGCGCAGCCACCCGTTTGGCTGGGAAGCCGAGAAGGCCGTCGAGACCGCGCGCGAGCAGGTCGCCGCGCTGGTGAATGCCGACCCGCGCGAAATCGTCTGGACGTCGGGTGCGACCGAATCCGACAACCTGGCAATCAAGGGCGCTGCCAACTTCTACAGCAGCAAGGGCAAGCACATCATCACCGTGAAGACCGAGCACAAGGCTGTGCTGGACACGACGCGTGAGCTGGAGCGCCAGGGCTTCGAGGTGACCTACCTGGACGTGAAGGACAACGGCCTGATCGATATCGACGTCTTCAAGCAAGCCATCCGCCCCGACACCATTCTGGCGTCGGTGATGATGGTGAATAACGAGATCGGCGTCATTCAGGACATCGAGCAGCTCGGCGAAATCTGCCGCGAAAAGGGCGTGATTTTCCACGTCGATGCTGCCCAGGCCACGGGCAAGGTTGAAATTGACCTGCAGAAGCTGAAGGTCGACCTGATGTCGTTCTCGGCGCATAAGACGTATGGTCCGAAGGGCATCGGGGCGCTGTACGTGCGCCGCAAGCCGCGTATCCGCATCGAAGCGCAGATGCACGGCGGTGGCCACGAGCGCGGCATGCGTTCGGGTACGCTGGCCACGCACCAGATCGTCGGCATGGGTGAGGCCTTCCGCATCGCCAAGGAAGAAATGGCGACCGAGAACGAGCGCATCCGCATGCTGCGCGACCGCCTGTATCGCGGCCTGAACACGATGGAAGAGGTGTACGTGAACGGCGACATGGAAGCGCGTGTGCCGCACAACCTCAACATCAGCTTCAACTTTGTGGAAGGCGAGTCGCTGATCATGGCGATCAAGGACGTCGCCGTGTCGTCGGGATCGGCCTGCACGTCGGCCTCGCTGGAGCCTTCGTACGTACTGCGTGCGCTGGGCCGCAACGATGAACTCGCGCACAGCTCGATCCGCTTCACGGTGGGCCGCTTCACGACGGAAGAAGAAGTCGACTACGTGGTCGAGCTGCTCAAGAGCAAGATCGGCAAGCTGCGCGACCTGTCTCCGCTGTGGGAGATGTATAAGGACGGCGTGGATCTGAACAGCATTCAATGGGCGGCGCACTGA
- a CDS encoding sugar ABC transporter ATP-binding protein, which translates to MSAAYEPRTPLLRVSALSKHYAAPVLRDIDLDVHAGEVLALTGENGAGKSTLSKILCGLETATCGSMTLAGTLYAPDSRSAAEALGVRMVLQELSMVPTLTVAENLFLGELPRRLGFVDRSTLRFRAEQALARVGLDLDPWTPVHTLGIGHRQMIEIARALASACRVLILDEPTAMLSAHESATLFERIDALRREGVAILYISHRLDELARIADRIVVLRDGKLVTDAPAATVTQDALIQAMVGRDVAASSETQRAAREPWLGDGSPALRVTGLTRAPAVRDVSFDVAPGEIFGIAGLVGAGRTELLRLIFGADRADAGSVEVGSPLAPVRIRSPGDAVRHGISLLTEDRKDEGLMLSLPIATNIALGNMPSVTKRGWLQPARERVLAQRHIGALRIRCAGPEQPVGELSGGNQQKVAIARWLERDTPVLLFDEPTRGVDVGAKFDIYTLLDALAARGKALVVVSSDLRELMQLCGRIGVMRAGRLTHIFQRGGWSQDALLAAAFGESEESDSYAPQSPSETADAL; encoded by the coding sequence ATGTCTGCCGCTTACGAACCGCGCACACCGCTGCTGCGCGTCTCCGCGCTCAGCAAGCACTACGCCGCCCCCGTGCTGCGAGATATCGATCTCGACGTGCACGCGGGCGAGGTGCTTGCGCTCACGGGGGAGAACGGCGCCGGCAAGAGCACGCTCTCCAAGATCCTCTGCGGGCTGGAGACGGCAACCTGCGGGTCGATGACGCTTGCCGGCACGCTCTACGCGCCTGATTCGCGCAGCGCAGCCGAGGCGCTGGGCGTGCGCATGGTGCTGCAGGAACTGAGCATGGTGCCGACGCTGACAGTGGCCGAAAACCTGTTCCTCGGCGAACTCCCCCGGCGGCTGGGTTTCGTGGATCGCTCTACGCTGCGCTTTCGGGCCGAACAGGCGCTTGCGCGCGTGGGCCTGGACCTCGACCCCTGGACGCCCGTACACACGCTCGGCATCGGCCACCGGCAGATGATCGAGATTGCCCGCGCGTTGGCAAGCGCATGCCGTGTGCTGATCCTCGACGAGCCGACGGCGATGCTGAGCGCGCACGAAAGCGCCACGCTGTTCGAGCGCATCGACGCGCTGCGCCGCGAAGGCGTGGCGATCCTCTACATCTCTCACCGCCTGGACGAACTGGCGCGCATTGCCGATCGCATCGTCGTGCTGCGTGACGGCAAGCTCGTCACCGATGCGCCGGCTGCGACGGTCACGCAGGATGCGCTGATCCAGGCGATGGTCGGTCGCGACGTGGCCGCCTCGTCCGAAACGCAGCGGGCCGCGCGCGAACCGTGGCTCGGTGACGGCTCACCGGCGCTGCGGGTGACCGGGCTGACGCGTGCCCCGGCTGTGCGCGATGTGAGCTTTGACGTGGCGCCGGGAGAAATCTTCGGCATCGCGGGCCTGGTCGGTGCGGGGCGCACGGAACTGCTGCGGCTGATCTTCGGTGCGGACCGCGCGGATGCGGGCAGCGTCGAAGTCGGCTCGCCGCTGGCGCCAGTGCGCATCCGTTCGCCGGGCGACGCGGTGCGCCACGGCATCAGCCTGCTCACCGAGGACCGCAAGGACGAAGGCCTGATGCTGAGCCTGCCCATCGCGACCAACATCGCGCTGGGCAACATGCCAAGCGTAACGAAGCGAGGCTGGCTGCAACCGGCGCGCGAGCGGGTGCTGGCGCAGCGGCACATCGGCGCATTGCGCATCCGTTGCGCTGGGCCTGAGCAACCGGTCGGTGAACTCTCGGGCGGCAATCAGCAGAAGGTGGCAATTGCGCGCTGGCTGGAGCGCGACACGCCTGTGCTGCTCTTCGATGAGCCCACGCGGGGTGTGGATGTCGGCGCCAAGTTCGACATCTATACGCTGCTCGACGCGCTGGCCGCGCGAGGCAAGGCGCTGGTCGTGGTGTCGAGCGATCTGCGCGAACTCATGCAACTGTGTGGTCGCATTGGCGTCATGCGCGCCGGGCGGCTTACGCACATCTTCCAACGCGGTGGCTGGAGCCAGGACGCCCTGCTCGCCGCTGCCTTCGGTGAATCGGAAGAATCCGATTCATATGCACCTCAATCGCCCTCGGAGACCGCAGATGCGCTCTGA
- a CDS encoding site-specific recombinase produces the protein MFKFLLSPWRKWRDSRHASHQLDAILAQFEPTRSLAERNEWLIELAYWLRRADRPAGAASESWRYARLRYLLQVLENNPALAERVGRTLRSIVQDNDPVSLLCDTGLSSRSGFWSELLDRWQARLLPPAPNQPQLATLFALMFVGPTDAQWVDGLDDELVTRLYALFRAGMTEDEHAAGQTRLERSLGIGIQILISQVRAAGLSRGIRSRMDHAEITDSPFYLLADAANAIFLERPNAELASPERFLQELNYFRAVLDRCRTATASVYQHLDENGVSVEVVFQVERMKAWLGRIDLLLTAWANAKGSRRFVHMTAELVSASQHRRSVGYLIRSTFADLARKVVERSAQSGEHYITRDGKEYGAMVKAAAGGGVITAATVYIKFFITGAHLSRFTEGLFASINYAVSFLGIHFAHFTLATKQPAMTAPALAHRLDQVSRPEGLDRFVDDTVAMIRSNAAAIAGNLVAVAPVAFLAQWLAGRFFHTDLISAAKAMATIDSFSILGPTPLYAIFTGVLLWASSLAAGWADNWFALHRVHDVIAYHRRLRFMVGPQGAQRIASFWKRNLSGIVANVSLGFMLGLGPEILSFFGPHMEVRHVTLSTGAVATAVGVLGPSVMHTAPFWLAVAGIALMGVLNVLVSFALAFNMAMRSRNLRGVDRKRVTGAVWRRILRDPLCLLIPRAPTASTPPGTSTPV, from the coding sequence ATGTTCAAATTTTTGCTTAGCCCGTGGCGCAAGTGGCGCGATTCCCGGCACGCCAGCCATCAACTCGATGCCATCCTGGCGCAGTTCGAGCCCACGCGCAGTCTCGCCGAACGCAATGAATGGCTCATCGAGCTGGCTTACTGGTTGCGCCGGGCGGACCGGCCAGCGGGGGCCGCATCGGAGTCCTGGCGTTATGCCCGCCTGCGTTATCTCCTGCAGGTGCTGGAAAACAATCCGGCCCTGGCAGAGCGTGTCGGGCGGACACTGCGCAGCATCGTGCAAGACAACGATCCGGTGTCGCTGCTGTGCGATACGGGGTTGTCGTCACGCTCCGGATTCTGGAGCGAGTTGCTCGACCGCTGGCAGGCGCGCCTGCTGCCGCCTGCACCCAATCAGCCGCAGCTGGCGACGTTGTTTGCGCTGATGTTTGTAGGGCCCACCGACGCGCAGTGGGTCGATGGCCTGGACGACGAACTGGTGACGCGCCTCTACGCGCTGTTCCGTGCCGGGATGACCGAAGACGAGCACGCGGCGGGCCAGACACGGTTGGAGCGCAGCCTCGGCATCGGTATCCAGATCCTGATCAGCCAGGTACGCGCGGCGGGGCTGTCGCGGGGCATCCGCAGCCGCATGGACCATGCGGAAATCACCGACTCTCCGTTCTATCTGCTGGCCGATGCGGCCAACGCGATCTTCCTGGAGCGACCCAACGCGGAGCTGGCAAGCCCCGAGCGGTTTCTGCAGGAACTGAACTATTTCCGCGCGGTGCTGGACCGTTGCCGCACGGCGACGGCCAGCGTGTATCAGCACCTGGACGAGAACGGCGTTTCGGTGGAAGTCGTGTTCCAGGTCGAGCGGATGAAAGCCTGGCTGGGCCGCATCGATCTGCTGCTGACGGCATGGGCCAACGCCAAAGGCTCGCGCCGCTTCGTGCATATGACGGCCGAATTGGTATCGGCGAGCCAGCATCGCCGCAGCGTGGGGTATCTGATCCGCTCCACGTTTGCCGATCTGGCACGCAAGGTGGTCGAGCGGTCTGCCCAGAGCGGCGAGCACTACATTACGCGCGACGGCAAGGAATACGGCGCGATGGTCAAGGCGGCGGCCGGCGGCGGCGTCATTACGGCGGCTACGGTGTACATCAAGTTCTTCATCACCGGGGCGCATCTGTCGCGCTTTACCGAAGGGCTGTTCGCGTCGATCAACTATGCGGTCAGCTTTCTCGGCATCCATTTCGCGCATTTCACGCTGGCGACCAAGCAGCCTGCCATGACGGCGCCCGCACTGGCGCACCGGCTCGACCAGGTGAGCCGTCCGGAAGGGCTGGACCGCTTTGTCGACGACACCGTCGCCATGATCCGCTCCAACGCGGCGGCGATTGCGGGCAACCTCGTGGCCGTGGCGCCGGTGGCCTTTCTGGCGCAGTGGTTGGCCGGGCGGTTCTTCCATACGGACCTGATTTCGGCCGCAAAAGCGATGGCGACCATCGATTCGTTTTCCATTCTTGGGCCGACGCCGCTGTATGCCATCTTCACGGGCGTTCTGCTGTGGGCGTCAAGCCTGGCCGCGGGTTGGGCCGACAACTGGTTTGCGCTGCACCGTGTGCACGACGTGATTGCCTACCACAGGCGCCTGCGTTTCATGGTCGGCCCGCAGGGGGCGCAACGCATTGCCAGCTTCTGGAAGCGCAATTTGTCGGGCATCGTGGCCAATGTGTCGCTGGGCTTCATGCTGGGGCTGGGGCCCGAGATCCTGTCGTTCTTCGGCCCGCATATGGAAGTGCGTCATGTCACGCTGTCGACGGGTGCGGTGGCAACCGCCGTGGGCGTACTGGGGCCCAGCGTGATGCACACGGCGCCGTTCTGGCTGGCCGTGGCGGGCATTGCGCTGATGGGCGTGCTGAACGTCCTGGTGTCGTTTGCGCTGGCCTTCAACATGGCGATGCGCTCGCGCAACCTGCGCGGCGTCGATCGCAAGCGAGTGACGGGTGCCGTGTGGCGGCGCATCTTGCGGGATCCGCTTTGCCTGCTGATACCGCGCGCCCCGACCGCGAGCACGCCGCCCGGCACCAGTACGCCGGTCTAG
- a CDS encoding DUF3565 domain-containing protein, producing the protein MKQPIVGFERDEEGHWVARLACGHGQHMRHDPPWQLRPWTETEAGRASKIGAVVECLKSDRGDPAE; encoded by the coding sequence TTGAAGCAGCCGATTGTCGGTTTCGAGCGGGACGAGGAGGGTCATTGGGTCGCCCGTCTCGCTTGCGGACATGGGCAGCATATGCGTCACGATCCGCCTTGGCAGTTGCGCCCCTGGACTGAAACCGAAGCCGGGCGCGCCAGCAAGATTGGCGCGGTGGTCGAGTGCCTGAAGAGCGATCGGGGTGACCCGGCCGAATAA
- the iscR gene encoding Fe-S cluster assembly transcriptional regulator IscR — MRLTTKGRFAVTAMIDLALRQEQGPVTLAGISQRQKISLSYLEQLFGKLRRHEIVESVRGPGGGYSLARRADDVTVADIIIAVDEPLDATQCGGKGNCGGEEHVGGHTGRCMTHDLWATLNQKMVEYLDSVSLQNLVDQQRERQPEVIQDMREARPARRERTPTRARAVDTPATTSVAAEPVKRAPLVNSVFSLAQS, encoded by the coding sequence ATGAGATTGACCACCAAAGGCCGCTTCGCGGTCACCGCCATGATTGACTTGGCGCTGCGCCAAGAGCAGGGCCCGGTCACGCTGGCCGGCATCAGCCAGCGTCAGAAAATTTCGCTGTCGTATCTGGAGCAGCTGTTCGGCAAACTGCGCCGCCACGAAATCGTGGAAAGCGTGCGCGGCCCGGGCGGCGGCTACAGCCTCGCGCGCCGCGCCGACGACGTGACCGTTGCCGACATCATCATTGCCGTGGATGAGCCGCTCGATGCGACCCAATGCGGCGGCAAGGGCAACTGCGGCGGCGAAGAGCATGTCGGTGGCCATACGGGCCGCTGCATGACGCACGACCTGTGGGCCACACTCAATCAGAAGATGGTCGAGTATCTCGATTCGGTGTCGCTGCAGAACCTGGTCGATCAGCAACGCGAGCGTCAGCCCGAAGTGATCCAGGACATGCGTGAAGCGCGTCCGGCTCGCCGCGAACGCACACCGACACGCGCCCGCGCCGTTGATACGCCGGCTACCACGTCGGTGGCCGCCGAGCCCGTCAAGCGAGCACCGCTGGTCAACTCCGTTTTCAGTCTGGCGCAGTCGTGA